Proteins from a genomic interval of Spea bombifrons isolate aSpeBom1 chromosome 4, aSpeBom1.2.pri, whole genome shotgun sequence:
- the APAF1 gene encoding apoptotic protease-activating factor 1 isoform X2, which produces MDEKPRSLLLQNRAALVKDIRTPYIMDHMINDGVLTVQEEAKVKAQATAVDRANHLINLILNKDNRAYVSFFNALLHEGYRDLAARLKDATSIECSDDGKKSSNGITSYVKTKLCEGGVPQRPLVFVSRPELVNDIQRSLYNVKNEPGWVTVFGMAGCGKSVLAAEALRDHSILKDCFPGGVHWIAIGKQDKAGLLMKLQNLCTRLDQDLKYLQRPPLNIEEARDRLRVLVMQMYPRCLLILDDIWDSWVLKAFDIQCRILITSRDRSVTEAVSGNKYFVPVSSELENTKGLEILSLFVDAPVDMLPQEAHSIIKESKGSPLVVSLIGALLREFPNRWAFYLKQLQRKQFKRIRKSSSYDYEALDEAMSISVDMLKENLKDYYKDFSIIGKDVKVPTQVLCILWDMEREDVEDILQEFVNKSLLYCDRNGKSFLYYLHDLQLDFLTERNRDQLPELHLKLVGQYKKHYPNIMPSLDQEDCAYWYHYLAFHMAQANMRQDLASLLFSLNWLKAKTTLFGPAHLIHELVNYRDILDTQDSKAREHFHEFLSANGHLLGKNPTVNVVQLGLCQPQDSEVFRQSLQQAKEDLRYGAFYVNWVNKASMNNLPTLTVRPHTEAVYHACFSPDGQRIACCGADKTLQVFKKETGEKLLQVKAHDDEVLCCAFSANDMFIATCSADKKVKIWNSRTGQLIQQYEEHTERVSCCQFTNGMSPCLLATCSHDGLVKLWDFNKIYCQNTLFGHSGYVNHCRFSPDDQFLASCSMDGTLKIWDVTSANEHQTIDVKTYHHTNDESQLLLQCCCWSNDCRKVLVTVRNFLYIFNVDTSDLLSKVETYHQNIILYCDFSKTEPYVAIALSHYVIQLGALCGLFSRRILIPDIIR; this is translated from the exons ATGGATGAAAAGCCTCGGAGTTTGCTGCTCCAAAATAGGGCAGCGCTGGTAAAAGACATACGAACACCATACATCATGGACCACATGATAAACGATGGTGTCCTAACTGTGCAAGAGGAGGCCAAAGTAAAGGCACAG GCCACTGCAGTGGATCGTGCAAATCATCTTATTAATCTAATCCTTAACAAAGACAATCGTGCCTACGTTTCATTTTTCAATGCCCTACTTCATGAAGGATACAGAGACCTTGCCGCCCGTCTGAAAGATGCCACCAGCATTGAGTGTTCTGACGATGGGAAGAAATCTTCTAATGGCATCACTTCATATG TTAAAACCAAGCTTTGTGAAGGTGGCGTGCCTCAGAGACCTCTTGTGTTTGTCTCTCGTCCGGAACTGGTTAATGACATCCAGCGAAGTTTGTACAACGTGAAGAATGAACCTGGCTGGGTGACTGTCTTTGGGATGGCCGGCTGTGGAAAGTCTGTGTTGGCAGCGGAAGCACTCAGGGATCATTCGATCTTGAAAG ACTGTTTTCCTGGAGGTGTTCACTGGATCGCTATTGGTAAACAAGACAAAGCAGGACTTCTGATGAAGCTTCAGAATCTATGCACACGTCTGGATCAGGATTTGAAGTATTTGCAGAGACCCCCACTAAACATCGAGGAGGCCAGAGACAGGCTTCGGGTGCTAGTTATGCAAATGTATCCCAG GTGCCTTTTAATCCTCGATGATATTTGGGATTCCTGGGTACTCAAAGCATTTGATATTCAGTGCCGAATTCTCATCACAAGCAGAGACCGCAGTGTGACTGAGGCCGTTTCTG GAAACAAATACTTTGTACCAGTGAGCAGTGAACTGGAGAACACCAAAGGGCTGGAAATTCTGTCTCTGTTTGTAGATGCTCCTGTGGACATGCTCCCACAAGAAGCCCATAGTATTATTAAGGAGTCCAAAG GGTCACCTCTTGTAGTATCGTTGATAGGAGCACTTTTGAGAGAATTTCCTAACCGCTGGGCCTTCTACCTCAAACAACTCCAGCGAAAGCAATTTAAAAGAATCAGGAAATCCTCCTCGTATGATTACGAGGCTCTTGATGAGGCAATGTCCATAAGTGTGGACATGCTGAAAGAAAACCTCAAAGACTACTACAAAGACTTCTCCATTATAGGAAAGGATGTGAAAGTGCCCACTCAG GTGCTGTGTATACTGTGGGACATGGAGAGAGAAGATGTAGAAGATATACTACAGGAGTTTGTCAACAAGTCCTTATTATACTGTGATCGTAATGGAAAATCCTTCTTATACTATTTACACGACCTTCAGTTGGATTTCCTTACAGAAAGAAACAGAGACCAGCTTCCT GAACTGCATTTGAAACTTGTTGGCCAGTATAAGAAACATTATCCAAATATTATGCCCTCTTTGGATCAAGAGGATTGTGCCTATTGGTACCACTACCTGGCCTTTCACATGGCACAGGCTAACATGCGTCAG GATCTCGCTTCGCTCTTATTTTCTCTGAATTGGTTGAAAGCCAAAACGACATTATTTGGCCCAGCTCATCTCATTCATGAGCTTGTCAATTACAGGGACATTTTAGACACGCAG GACAGCAAAGCGCGTGAACATTTCCATGAATTTCTGTCTGCAAATGGCCACCTCCTAGGAAAAAATCCAACTGTAAATGTTGTCCAGTTGGGTTTGTGTCAGCCGCAGGATTCTGAAGTCTTCCGACAGTCACTCCAGCAAGCCAAAGAGGATCTCAGATATGGAGCTTTCTATGTCAACTGGGT aaACAAAGCAAGCATGAACAATCTTCCTACTTTGACAGTCCGTCCACATACAGAAGCTGTTTATCATGCATGCTTTTCCCCTGATGGACAGAGAATAGCCTGTTGTGGAGCTGACAAAACATTACAG GTTTTTAAAAAAGAGACAGGGGAGAAACTTCTTCAAGTTAAAGCCCATGATGATGAAGTACTGTGCTGTGCATTCTCTGCTAATGATATGTTTATTGCCACCTGCTCAGCAGACAAGAAAGTAAAG ATATGGAACTCGCGGACAGGTCAACTCATACAGCAATATGAGGAACATACAGAACGGGTCAGCTGTTGCCAGTTCACAAACGGGATGTCACCGTGTCTCCTGGCCACCTGTTCTCATGATGGTTTAGTCAAG CTTTGGGATTTTAATAAGATATATTGCCAGAACACACTCTTTGGTCATTCGGGTTACGTCAACCATTGCAGATTTTCCCCTGATGATCAGTTTTTGGCCAGTTGCTCAATGGATGGCACCTTAAAG ATTTGGGATGTAACCTCTGCTAACGAGCACCAGACCATCGATGTTAAAACATATCACCATACTAATGATGAATCGCAGTTGCTGCTCCAATGTTGCTGTTGGTCGAATGATTGCAGGAAAGTTTTGGTGACTGTTCGAAATTTTTTGTAT